In the genome of Pseudomonas fluorescens, the window GCTCCGGACATCGGCATGGCGAGCATGTTGAACAGCACTGCGAAGCAGGCTATCCAGGCAATTGCGAGCCGTTGTCGGGACATGGGAGAAAATCCGCTTGGGTGGGCGATCAGGCGCGGGCTATTTAGCCTGATCAGGGCCGATAAGTAAAAAGGCGGTGTGCGGTTTGGTGTCGCAGCAAAAAGACGTCAGCTCAGTGCGCACGTACCGCATGTACTTGTATTTCTACTCCAAGCGTAGCGCGAATTACGGCGAATATTGCAGCCAGGTTGTCCATGCTTGGGTTGCCTTTGGCGGACAACATTCGATGGAGGCTTTTGCTGGGCTTTGCCGTTTCCTTTGCGAGTTCTTCAAAACCAACGGTGGCGTTGATGAGGTCGCGCAGGATGATCCGCGCCAATTCGGGTTCGCCGTTAAGAAACAGAGTAGCAGCCTCATCCAACAGTGCCTGGGCGAACTCGGGATCACGTTGGGCACGCTCGGCAATGGTGTGTTTGTAGCTTCGGGTGAGCGCCATGACGTTATCTCCGGTGTCGTTCGGTCTTTTTTCGGGATCGAAACTCGGCTATCAGTACTTTCGCCTGCTTGATGTCAGTTTTTTGTGTGGACTTGTCACCGCCACCAAAAAGGATGATCAGGTGTTTCCCTTCTTGAACGAGATAGATTCTATAGCCCGGGCCCCAATTTATCCGGTACTCGCCAAGCCCGTCGAACCACTTGATGTTTGATGTGTTTCCTAACTCAAGGCGCAGTAACGCGGTGGATACCTTAAGCGCGGCCTGCGCATTCAAGTTGGAAAACCAGCGACCAAAGGGGCTGGTTTCGTTTTCCTGTACGTATTCTTCGAGTGTGATCACAGGCGGCCCTGACGGTAACAAATAGGTTACTTATCATGCAAGCCGATAATCCTGACCTAATGAACGAAGATCGACAATGCGCCAAGTGTTTCCTCAGGCGTCAGGAACTCCCAATCAACCCCCGGCAACACCGGCCGTTTCAATACGATCACCGGCACACCACGCTCACGCGCCACTTCCAGCTTCGGCTCGGTCGCCGTGCTGCCGCTGTTCTTGCTGATCAGCACGTCGATGTTTCGCCGTTCGAACAACCCACGTTCATCGTCGATCAGGAAGGGTCCCCGTGCGCCGATCACTTCGCAGCGCTCGTTGCCCGGGTACACATCCAGTGCGCGCAGGGTCCAGAATTGCTCCGCAGGAATTTCGTCCAGGTGTTGCAGGGGCTCGCGACCGAGGGTGAACAGCGGGCGACGGAAGGGCTTCAGGGCTTCGATCAGTCCGGCCCAATCGCTGACTTCCCGCCAGTCATCACCCGCCTGGGCTTGCCAGGCCGGACGCCGTAACGCCCAGCAGGGAATGCCGCTCAAGCGCGCGGCGGTCGCGGCGTTCTGGCTGATTTGGGCGGCGTAGGGGTGAGTGGCGTCGAGCAGCAGATCGATGCCTTCATCGCGAATAAATTGCGCCAGACCCTCGGCACCACCGTAGCCGCCGACGCGAACCCGGCATTGCAGATCCGTCGGCACCCGACCGACACCGGCCAGGCTGTAGATATGTTGCGGTCCCAGCGTGCGGGCAATGGCCATGGCTTCGGTCACGCCGCCGAGCAACAGGATGCGCTTCATTGAAATGCTCCTGCATGGCCAACGATTCCGCCCTGGCGATCGATGGCGAAGACTTCCACCTGAACCTGCGCCGGCACCACGCTACGGGCAAAGTCCAGGGCGTGGTGACAGACTGCATCACCCAGGGCGACCCCGGCTGCGGCGGCCATGGCCAGTGCCTGCTGGCTGGTGTTGGCCTCGCGAATATTCTGCTGCAGCGCCGCATCGGCGCCGACCTGCGCCGCCCACAGCGCCAGTTGCGGCAGGTCAATGCTCGAATGGCGACTGTGCAAATCCATGTGCCCGGCCGCCAGTTTGCTGATCTTGCCAAAACCACCGCACAGGCTGAGTTTATCCACGGGTACTTTGCGCAGGTGCTTGAGCACGGCGCCAACGAAGTCGCCCATTTCGATCAGGGCGATTTCCGGCAGATTGTAGACCCGGCGCATGGTGTCTTCACTGGCGTTGCCGGTGCAGGCGGCGATGTGCAGGTAACCGTTGGTTTTCGCCACGTCGATGCCCTGGTGGATCGAGGCGATGTAGGCCGCACAGGAAAACGGCCGGACGATGCCACTGGTGCCGAGGATCGACAGGCCGCCAAGAATGCCCAGGCGCGGGTTCATGGTTTTCAGTGCCAGTGCCTCGCCGTTCTCGACATTGACCGTGACCTCGAAGCCGCCGCTGTAGCCGAGTTCGTCGGCCAGTCGGGCCAAGTGTTCGCTGATCATTTTGCGCGGCACCGGGTTGATCGCGGGCTCGCCGACACCCAGCACCAGCCCGGGCCGGGTCACGGTGCCGACGCCGCGACCGGCCTTGAAGCGAGTCCCCGGTTCGCTGCTCAGGCGCACCTGGGAGTAGAGCAGGGCACCGTGGGTCACGTCCGGATCGTCACCGGCGTCTTTGAGGGTTCCCGCTTCGGCGCCGTCCTCGGTGAGGCGGCAGAACTCCAGGCGCATCTGCACTTGTTTGCCCTTGGGCAACACGATTTCCACCGCATCGGTCGATGTGCCATCCAGCAGCAGACGCGCGGCGGCGAGGCTGGTGGCCGTGGCGCAACTGCCGGTGGTCAGGCCACTGCGCAGGGGGGCGGGTTGTTCGGCGGTTTCGTCACGCATCGAAGGGTTTCGTCACGTCCAGCAAGGTAATCGGCAAGGCCTGGCGCCAGGTGTCGAAGTCGCCCAGCGGTTGTACCTGGGCGATATGAATGCGGGTCAACTCCCCGCCGTGTTGCTCGCGCCAGGCCATCAGGGTCATTTCACTTTGCAGGGTGACTGCGTTGGCAATCAGCCGGCCACCGGGTTTGAGTTCGGCCCAACAGGTATCGAGCACGCCTTCGCGGGTGACACCGCCGCCAATGAATATCGCATCCGGCCGCTCCAGTCCGGCCAATGCCTGTGGCGCGCTGCCGCGAACCAGTTGCAGGCCGGGAACGCCGAGGGCATCGCGGTTATGTTCGATCAACGCTTGTCGGCCCGCATCCGCCTCGATGGCCAGTGCGCGGCAACCGGGGTGGGCGCGCATCCATTCGATGCCGATCGAGCCACTGCCGGCGCCGACGTCCCACAACAGTTCGCCAGGGACCGGGGCCAGGCGCGCGAGGGTGATGGCGCGTACATCGCGTTTGGTCAATTGGCCGTCGTGCTGGAACGCCGAGTCCGGCAGACCGGCCAGTCGCGACAGGCGCAGCGTGTTCGGCTCGGCGATGCACTCGATGGCGATCAGGTTCAGGTCGGCGATCACAGGATCGGCCCAGTCGCTGGCGGTGCCATCGATGCGACGTTCGGCTTCACCGCCCAAATGTTCGAGCACGGTTATTCGGCTCGGACCGAAGCCACGTTCGCGCAACAGTGCAGCGATGGCGGCGGGGCTGCGGCCGTCGTTGCTCAACACCAGCAAGCGCACGCCACTGGACAATTGCGCGTTGAGTGCGGCGACGGGGCGGGCAACCACCGACAACGTGACCACATCCTGCAAGGGCCAGCCCATTCGCGCCGCGGCCAGTGAGCAGGAGGACGGCGCGGGAAGTGTCAGCATCTCGGCCGCGGGGAGTTGCCGGGCGAGGCTGGCGCCGACGCCGAAAAACATCGGATCGCCACTGGCCAGGACGCAAACGGGTTCGCCACGGTGCGACAGCAGCGATTCAAGGCAGAAGGGGCTCGGCCACGGCTGGCGCTCGCCGCGTATGCACGGCGGGAGCAAGTCCAGATGCCGCTGGCCGCCGAAGATTTTCGCGGCGCGCAACAACGCATGCCGGGCGTTCTTGCCCAGGCCCTTGAAACCGTCTTCGCCGATGCCTACTACCGTCAGCCAGGGTGTCATGCCATTCCTCAATCACGCGTTCAACGTTGTTGGGCGGCATGATAGCGCGGGTTCCTTGAGCTGACTGCCTTGTCTTCCCGACCGGAGTCTTTTCATGCAGCGAAGTAAAGCAGGCATAATACCGCGCTCTTTCGCCGTGAACTGCCTCGCCACCTGAACGGGTCCGCCTTGAACGAACGTCCACTGTCCGCTGCCTTACGCCCCTCGGCCTGTCCGGGGTTGCTGCGTATTGTCCCGGCGCTGGATGGCGGCATCTGCCGGATCAAGTTGGACGGTGGTTCGATCAGCAGCGACCAGGGCGACGCCGTAGCGTCTGCGGCCGAGCGTTACGCCAGCGGGGCGATCGAGGCGACCAACCGGGCCAATCTGCAGATCCGTGGCATTGGCGATGAGCAAGCGGCGTTGATCGATAGCCTGCTGGCCGCCGATCTGGGGCCGCGCACGGCGGCTGGCGACGATGTGCGCAACCTGATGCTCAGCCCCGGCGCCGGGATCGATCGGCGCATGCTGTTCGACACTCGCCCGCTGGCCGGACAGATTCTCGCCACACTGCAAAGCCAGGAAGCGTTCCACGACCTCAGTGCCAAGTTCGCCGTGCAACTCGATGGTGGCGAAGACCTGACGATGCTCGAGCATCCCCATGACCTGTGGCTCTCGGCGTTTGAACAAGACGGCGAGCAACGGCTGGCGTTCGGTCTGGCGGGATGCCCGACGGACAGCCCCGCCGGTTCGGTTGCACTGGCTGACGGGCACGCGCTGGTGGTCGCGGTCCTTGAGTTGTTCCTTGAACTGGCGCGCCCCGAGCAGACGCGGATGCGCCATTTGTTGGCCGAGTGCCCGATCGAGGGCATTGTGCTTCGACTGGCCGAGCGAGTGCCGCTGCAAGCTGTTGTCGGT includes:
- a CDS encoding cobalt-precorrin-6A reductase, yielding MKRILLLGGVTEAMAIARTLGPQHIYSLAGVGRVPTDLQCRVRVGGYGGAEGLAQFIRDEGIDLLLDATHPYAAQISQNAATAARLSGIPCWALRRPAWQAQAGDDWREVSDWAGLIEALKPFRRPLFTLGREPLQHLDEIPAEQFWTLRALDVYPGNERCEVIGARGPFLIDDERGLFERRNIDVLISKNSGSTATEPKLEVARERGVPVIVLKRPVLPGVDWEFLTPEETLGALSIFVH
- a CDS encoding transcriptional regulator — translated: MALTRSYKHTIAERAQRDPEFAQALLDEAATLFLNGEPELARIILRDLINATVGFEELAKETAKPSKSLHRMLSAKGNPSMDNLAAIFAVIRATLGVEIQVHAVRAH
- a CDS encoding type II toxin-antitoxin system RelE/ParE family toxin; amino-acid sequence: MITLEEYVQENETSPFGRWFSNLNAQAALKVSTALLRLELGNTSNIKWFDGLGEYRINWGPGYRIYLVQEGKHLIILFGGGDKSTQKTDIKQAKVLIAEFRSRKKTERHRR
- a CDS encoding cobalt-precorrin-5B (C(1))-methyltransferase, with protein sequence MRDETAEQPAPLRSGLTTGSCATATSLAAARLLLDGTSTDAVEIVLPKGKQVQMRLEFCRLTEDGAEAGTLKDAGDDPDVTHGALLYSQVRLSSEPGTRFKAGRGVGTVTRPGLVLGVGEPAINPVPRKMISEHLARLADELGYSGGFEVTVNVENGEALALKTMNPRLGILGGLSILGTSGIVRPFSCAAYIASIHQGIDVAKTNGYLHIAACTGNASEDTMRRVYNLPEIALIEMGDFVGAVLKHLRKVPVDKLSLCGGFGKISKLAAGHMDLHSRHSSIDLPQLALWAAQVGADAALQQNIREANTSQQALAMAAAAGVALGDAVCHHALDFARSVVPAQVQVEVFAIDRQGGIVGHAGAFQ
- the cobG gene encoding precorrin-3B synthase, which gives rise to MNERPLSAALRPSACPGLLRIVPALDGGICRIKLDGGSISSDQGDAVASAAERYASGAIEATNRANLQIRGIGDEQAALIDSLLAADLGPRTAAGDDVRNLMLSPGAGIDRRMLFDTRPLAGQILATLQSQEAFHDLSAKFAVQLDGGEDLTMLEHPHDLWLSAFEQDGEQRLAFGLAGCPTDSPAGSVALADGHALVVAVLELFLELARPEQTRMRHLLAECPIEGIVLRLAERVPLQAVVGWQRVSGSSDLHLGAHPQAESGVVYVGAVPPLGRLDPAMLRGVAQLAREFGDASLRFTPWQSLLLPNVRMENAAEVIRRLQRLGLSCEAGQPLSRLIACTGSSGCAKGLAETKGDALQLAALLHRHGPAPNMHLSGCPRSCAAAHTAPVTLLAVAQGHYDLYFRDAAQPGFGALHARNLTIEAVAALLDARSRSPLDA
- the cbiE gene encoding precorrin-6y C5,15-methyltransferase (decarboxylating) subunit CbiE is translated as MTPWLTVVGIGEDGFKGLGKNARHALLRAAKIFGGQRHLDLLPPCIRGERQPWPSPFCLESLLSHRGEPVCVLASGDPMFFGVGASLARQLPAAEMLTLPAPSSCSLAAARMGWPLQDVVTLSVVARPVAALNAQLSSGVRLLVLSNDGRSPAAIAALLRERGFGPSRITVLEHLGGEAERRIDGTASDWADPVIADLNLIAIECIAEPNTLRLSRLAGLPDSAFQHDGQLTKRDVRAITLARLAPVPGELLWDVGAGSGSIGIEWMRAHPGCRALAIEADAGRQALIEHNRDALGVPGLQLVRGSAPQALAGLERPDAIFIGGGVTREGVLDTCWAELKPGGRLIANAVTLQSEMTLMAWREQHGGELTRIHIAQVQPLGDFDTWRQALPITLLDVTKPFDA